Proteins encoded by one window of Emticicia oligotrophica DSM 17448:
- a CDS encoding M14 family metallopeptidase: protein MKKLLTLLFLLGYLYQSNAQKDYFFPKKQLNPAIPTPEQFLGYGIGLHHTRHDKLVEYMRELDRVSDRVTVQKIGETNEHREQIIVTFSAPENINRLEEIRKEHLALTDPSKPMPDTQKAPAIIWLGYNVHGNEPSGGEASILTAYYLTATQDPEALNWLKNAVILMEPVINPDGRDRHTHWANMHKGDPMVADANDREHNEVWPGGRTNHYWFDLNRDWYLAVNVESRNRLAYYHQWLPNVVTDFHEMGTNASHFFEPTKENAENPLVPKTVYKDLNSKFAKYFEQAMNEIGSLYYTKESFDNFYPGYGSSYPDMEGGLGLLFEQASSRGHLQESQNGDLSFGFTVRNQLVNALATIRASLVEKETLLKHQRNFFNETIAQGQKFPTKAYIIGDSYDQSRNRAFWDLLLQHNIEFYHLNNDMSESGQTFKKGKAILIPSAQPQYLMVRSIFDRPTTFADSLFYDASAWNLALAYGLPHAEIKGAFSKGERITKADLKPNPNSFNKSEYAYLIDWTDYYAPKALNQLLENQILTKAAFKKFSIGGKEYGHGTLLISVQKQKISSEELFQKLKQISQNTGVNIEPVSTGFSSTGIDLGSNSFQSVKKPQAMMLVGGGVTASEAGEVWHLLDTKIGMPITKVEVYNFARLNINRYNTIVLVGGNYSALDKASAQKLKAWVANGGTLITLKTGTEWVIKQDIAKEKLREVKADSSRNKTRIAFEDFQAAEGAKQTGGAIFEAELDITSPIGFGYTNKKMAIYRNNNTVLERSTGAANSVLVYTANPRITGYVHPESLKRIANSAAININYEGNGRVILFSDDPNFRGTWFGTNKLFLNALFFGSNISMGGQFAEEE, encoded by the coding sequence GTGAAGAAACTACTAACGTTGCTCTTCTTATTGGGCTATTTATATCAATCTAATGCCCAAAAAGATTATTTTTTTCCTAAAAAACAGCTAAACCCTGCAATTCCAACACCCGAGCAATTTCTTGGCTATGGTATCGGTTTGCATCATACTCGACATGATAAATTAGTGGAGTATATGCGTGAACTCGACCGAGTATCTGACCGAGTAACGGTACAAAAAATAGGAGAAACTAATGAGCATCGAGAACAAATAATTGTAACATTTTCAGCTCCTGAAAATATCAATCGCTTAGAAGAAATTAGAAAAGAACACTTAGCCCTTACTGACCCTTCAAAACCAATGCCTGATACACAAAAAGCTCCAGCGATAATCTGGTTGGGATACAATGTGCATGGCAATGAACCTTCTGGTGGAGAAGCTTCTATTCTTACTGCCTACTATTTGACGGCAACCCAAGACCCAGAAGCACTCAATTGGCTGAAAAATGCGGTAATTTTAATGGAACCCGTAATTAATCCCGATGGCCGTGACCGACACACCCATTGGGCAAATATGCACAAAGGCGACCCAATGGTTGCTGATGCCAACGACCGTGAACACAATGAGGTCTGGCCGGGTGGACGAACGAATCATTACTGGTTTGACTTGAACCGTGACTGGTATTTGGCAGTAAATGTAGAAAGTAGAAATCGCTTGGCGTATTATCATCAATGGCTGCCAAATGTTGTAACAGATTTTCACGAAATGGGTACCAATGCCTCTCATTTTTTTGAACCAACTAAAGAAAATGCCGAAAATCCGCTTGTGCCCAAAACTGTTTATAAAGACCTAAATAGCAAATTTGCCAAATATTTTGAGCAAGCTATGAATGAAATAGGATCATTATATTATACTAAAGAATCTTTCGATAATTTCTATCCCGGCTATGGTTCAAGTTACCCTGATATGGAAGGTGGTTTGGGACTTTTATTTGAACAAGCAAGTTCACGCGGACATTTACAAGAAAGTCAAAACGGAGATTTAAGCTTTGGATTTACTGTTAGAAATCAATTAGTGAATGCTTTAGCTACCATTAGAGCATCTTTGGTCGAAAAAGAAACTTTACTAAAGCATCAGCGAAACTTCTTCAATGAAACTATTGCTCAAGGACAAAAATTTCCAACAAAAGCATATATCATCGGTGATTCTTACGACCAAAGCCGCAATAGAGCTTTTTGGGATTTATTACTTCAACACAATATTGAGTTTTATCATTTGAATAATGATATGAGTGAATCAGGCCAGACTTTCAAAAAAGGTAAAGCAATCCTTATTCCTTCGGCACAGCCTCAATATCTAATGGTTCGCTCTATTTTCGACCGCCCAACTACCTTCGCAGATAGCTTATTTTATGATGCATCGGCTTGGAATTTAGCTTTAGCCTATGGTTTACCACACGCCGAAATAAAAGGAGCATTTTCAAAAGGTGAACGAATTACGAAAGCTGACTTAAAGCCAAATCCAAATTCATTCAATAAAAGTGAGTATGCTTATCTTATTGATTGGACAGATTACTATGCACCAAAAGCTTTAAATCAATTACTAGAAAATCAAATTCTCACTAAAGCAGCATTCAAAAAATTTAGTATTGGAGGAAAAGAATACGGACACGGAACATTACTTATTTCGGTGCAAAAACAAAAGATAAGCTCTGAAGAATTATTTCAAAAACTCAAGCAAATTTCACAAAATACAGGTGTTAATATAGAGCCTGTATCAACAGGCTTTAGCAGTACTGGAATTGATTTGGGCAGTAATAGTTTTCAATCCGTAAAAAAACCACAAGCCATGATGCTTGTTGGTGGAGGAGTAACTGCTTCTGAAGCGGGAGAAGTTTGGCATTTACTCGATACAAAAATTGGTATGCCTATAACGAAGGTAGAAGTTTATAATTTTGCACGTTTGAATATCAATCGCTACAATACGATAGTTTTAGTTGGTGGAAACTATTCAGCGTTAGATAAAGCATCTGCTCAAAAACTAAAAGCTTGGGTAGCAAACGGTGGTACGCTTATCACCTTAAAAACAGGAACTGAATGGGTAATTAAACAAGATATTGCGAAAGAAAAGTTAAGAGAGGTAAAAGCAGATAGTAGTAGAAATAAAACTCGAATCGCATTTGAAGATTTTCAAGCTGCTGAAGGAGCCAAACAAACAGGTGGAGCTATTTTTGAAGCTGAACTTGATATTACTAGTCCAATTGGTTTCGGTTATACTAACAAAAAAATGGCTATTTACAGAAATAACAATACAGTTTTAGAGAGAAGTACGGGAGCTGCAAACTCTGTTTTAGTCTATACTGCCAACCCACGAATTACGGGCTATGTACATCCAGAATCTTTGAAAAGAATTGCCAATTCGGCGGCAATAAATATAAATTATGAAGGAAATGGTCGGGTAATTTTATTTTCTGACGACCCAAATTTCAGAGGAACTTGGTTTGGCACGAATAAACTTTTCCTAAACGCCCTTTTCTTTGGAAGTAATATAAGCATGGGAGGACAATTCGCTGAGGAAGAATAA
- a CDS encoding GSCFA domain-containing protein: protein MDFRTEIEVAPARFKISTDSKIMTVGSCFSEVIGSQLTDNKLQCLCNPYGTVFNPASIFKLISHSLQNQPIFKHLMLENNGIWQHYDFHSKFYAHSKEELEKELNLTHRNVNQFLRKANFLVITLGTSIVYQLKENSQIVSNCHKTPASHFKKELLNVKDIIMKFRPMYETLKMQNNKIKILLTVSPVRHTRETLQLNSVSKSILRTACYHLEQDFSDVHYFPSYEIMMDDLRDYRFYKADMIHPNEQAEQYIFEKFANTYFTEDLNIFLKEWNKVKMSLNHRPIQVDTPAHQRFLNDLLEKLTILSNKIDVTSEIELVRSQLVAA, encoded by the coding sequence ATGGATTTTCGTACTGAAATTGAAGTGGCACCCGCTCGCTTCAAAATCAGCACTGACTCAAAAATCATGACCGTTGGTTCGTGTTTTTCCGAGGTCATAGGTAGTCAGTTAACTGACAATAAACTACAATGCCTTTGTAATCCTTATGGCACTGTATTTAACCCCGCTTCGATATTCAAGCTAATTAGTCATAGTTTGCAAAATCAACCCATTTTTAAGCATCTTATGCTTGAAAATAATGGAATATGGCAACATTATGATTTTCATTCGAAGTTTTATGCCCATTCGAAAGAAGAGCTTGAAAAAGAGTTAAACCTTACGCACAGAAACGTAAATCAGTTTCTTCGTAAAGCAAACTTTTTAGTCATTACGCTTGGCACATCAATTGTTTATCAGCTCAAGGAAAACAGTCAAATTGTATCAAATTGCCATAAAACACCTGCTTCGCACTTCAAAAAAGAACTACTCAATGTAAAGGACATTATCATGAAATTCCGTCCGATGTATGAAACTTTGAAAATGCAAAACAATAAGATAAAAATCTTGTTGACCGTGAGCCCAGTACGCCATACGCGTGAAACACTCCAACTCAACTCCGTAAGTAAGAGTATTCTCCGTACTGCGTGCTATCATTTGGAGCAAGATTTTAGCGATGTACATTATTTTCCTAGTTATGAAATCATGATGGATGACCTTCGTGATTATCGTTTCTACAAGGCAGATATGATTCATCCGAATGAGCAAGCAGAGCAATATATTTTTGAGAAATTTGCAAATACTTACTTTACCGAAGACTTAAATATTTTCCTAAAAGAGTGGAATAAAGTAAAAATGTCGCTTAATCATCGTCCTATTCAAGTTGATACGCCTGCTCATCAAAGGTTTCTCAACGATTTGCTAGAAAAACTAACAATTTTGAGTAATAAAATTGATGTTACCAGCGAAATTGAGTTAGTACGTTCGCAATTAGTGGCGGCATAA
- a CDS encoding TonB-dependent receptor, with amino-acid sequence MKRFLLYFLLLLIFLPKESAAQVPKMAEVNTKVIKDEFYNNIPLTTILADLEEKYGLKLLYDKDLLKSYNVTHWFSNETIESGLRSILKKLPLKQFIDENGFISIVPKSAKIETIVDKQYNGKADKTNFTLTGRIIDITNGENLPFASVKVKGEQIGSQSNVDGYFTLLKVPSDTVTLEISYVGYRTRDYHLNPKLDVNDLKIEIEPAVDMLDEVIVEGEKTEVLKANEIVGMIKMTPRNIAKLPNVGERDPFRAFQLMPGVSASNESSSGLYVRGGTPDQTLVLYDGFTVYHVDHLFGFFSAFNYNAIKDIQLYKGGFDAKFGGRISAVAEITGKDGNKKEFNSGVDLSLLSTNAYIETPIGKNFTFLVAARRSYKGPLYNKLFKRFTSENQTQTQQQQGPGFPGGGRFGSFSANQVASSYFYDLNSKLTFTPNKKDIISLSLYNGTDNMDNSSSSNLGGLGGFGGRNIGLNTSNTDVSNWGNLGGSLKWSRRWSDKFYSNSLICYSNYYSTRDNSRTISTTRDGTSRDVKIGQLEDNNLNDFTAKTDFEWQAFRGNKLDFGLQYTKNIIKYTYSQNDTITVLNRNDKGATATFYVQDNIKLFDGRLHLIPGVRITNFDVTKKNYVEPRFSANLNITKQFKLKAAAGVYYQFVKQINREDISQGNRNFWILSNAESLPVTKSNHLILGGSYELANYLFDVEFYQKNSTNITEYTLRFVPKIGRGLSVSETFFNGSEIVRGVDVLIQRKFGDFNGWIGYTLAEAKRNISAFSDKPYYSDQDVRHQFKAIGSYKYKRWDFAATWIYSSGRPYTSILGAYQLVLLDGSVKNFTNPSDKNANRFPAYHRMDVSATYNFSSHFNVTFSIFNLYNRSNVWYKRFQVIKEDDITALQITNVKYLGITPNVTLSWKLK; translated from the coding sequence ATGAAAAGATTTCTTCTTTATTTTCTATTACTACTTATTTTTTTACCAAAAGAATCAGCCGCACAAGTGCCTAAAATGGCGGAAGTAAACACAAAGGTCATCAAAGATGAGTTTTACAATAATATTCCGTTAACTACCATTTTAGCTGATTTAGAAGAAAAGTATGGCTTAAAACTACTTTATGATAAAGATTTGTTGAAGTCATATAATGTTACTCACTGGTTTTCGAATGAAACGATTGAATCGGGTTTGAGGTCAATATTGAAAAAACTACCACTCAAGCAATTTATTGATGAAAATGGATTTATAAGCATTGTCCCAAAATCTGCAAAGATTGAAACCATTGTAGATAAACAGTATAATGGAAAGGCTGATAAGACCAATTTTACACTTACAGGAAGAATCATAGACATCACTAATGGCGAGAATCTTCCTTTTGCATCGGTTAAAGTAAAAGGCGAACAAATAGGTAGTCAGTCGAATGTTGATGGATATTTTACCCTTCTCAAAGTGCCATCAGATACCGTTACATTAGAGATTTCGTATGTGGGTTACCGGACACGAGATTATCATCTAAATCCTAAGCTTGATGTAAATGATTTAAAAATTGAAATTGAGCCTGCAGTTGATATGCTCGATGAGGTGATAGTTGAGGGTGAAAAGACCGAGGTTTTGAAAGCAAATGAAATTGTGGGTATGATAAAAATGACCCCAAGAAACATTGCTAAATTGCCAAATGTTGGTGAGCGTGACCCTTTCAGAGCTTTTCAATTAATGCCAGGTGTAAGTGCTTCAAATGAATCTTCCTCGGGGCTTTATGTACGTGGAGGTACGCCAGACCAAACATTGGTGCTTTATGATGGATTTACAGTTTATCATGTTGACCACCTTTTTGGTTTTTTTTCTGCCTTTAACTATAATGCAATAAAAGATATTCAGCTTTATAAAGGTGGTTTTGATGCGAAATTCGGTGGTCGTATTTCAGCCGTTGCTGAAATTACAGGTAAAGATGGAAATAAAAAAGAGTTTAATTCTGGTGTGGATTTAAGCTTATTAAGTACGAATGCTTACATTGAAACCCCAATTGGTAAAAACTTTACTTTTTTGGTAGCTGCTCGTAGATCATATAAAGGACCATTATATAATAAGTTATTTAAGCGGTTTACAAGTGAAAATCAGACACAAACGCAGCAACAACAAGGTCCTGGTTTTCCTGGTGGTGGACGTTTCGGTAGTTTTAGTGCGAACCAGGTGGCAAGTTCTTATTTCTACGACTTGAATTCAAAACTTACTTTTACTCCCAATAAAAAAGACATTATTTCACTCAGTTTGTATAATGGAACTGATAATATGGATAATTCTTCTAGTTCGAATTTGGGAGGATTAGGAGGCTTTGGTGGAAGAAACATCGGACTTAATACTTCAAATACCGATGTATCCAACTGGGGAAATTTAGGTGGTAGTTTGAAATGGTCAAGACGTTGGAGTGATAAATTTTATAGTAATTCATTGATATGTTACTCCAATTATTATAGTACGCGTGATAATAGTCGAACTATTTCAACTACTCGAGATGGCACAAGTCGAGATGTGAAAATCGGACAGTTAGAAGATAATAATCTAAATGATTTTACCGCGAAAACCGATTTCGAGTGGCAAGCTTTCAGAGGGAATAAGTTAGATTTTGGCTTACAATATACTAAAAACATTATTAAATATACTTACAGTCAAAATGATACAATTACGGTTTTGAATCGAAATGATAAAGGAGCTACCGCCACATTTTATGTTCAAGATAATATAAAACTCTTCGACGGACGCCTGCATTTAATTCCGGGGGTACGCATTACTAATTTTGATGTAACAAAGAAAAATTACGTTGAGCCTCGTTTCTCAGCGAACCTAAATATCACAAAACAATTTAAATTGAAAGCTGCGGCGGGTGTTTATTATCAGTTTGTTAAGCAAATAAACAGAGAAGATATTTCACAAGGAAATCGTAATTTTTGGATTCTTTCAAATGCCGAGTCTTTGCCCGTTACGAAGTCAAATCATTTAATTTTAGGAGGAAGCTATGAGTTAGCAAATTACTTGTTCGATGTAGAATTCTACCAGAAAAATAGTACAAATATCACAGAATATACATTGCGTTTTGTGCCTAAAATTGGTCGAGGTTTAAGTGTATCAGAAACGTTTTTTAATGGTTCAGAGATTGTACGCGGAGTTGATGTGTTGATTCAGCGAAAGTTTGGAGATTTCAATGGTTGGATTGGATATACTTTGGCAGAAGCCAAAAGAAATATCTCTGCTTTTTCTGATAAACCTTATTATTCAGACCAAGATGTTCGCCATCAATTTAAGGCAATTGGCTCTTATAAATATAAAAGGTGGGATTTTGCTGCTACTTGGATTTACTCTTCGGGCCGCCCATATACTTCTATTTTGGGAGCATATCAGTTAGTGCTTTTGGATGGTTCAGTGAAAAACTTTACAAATCCTTCAGATAAAAATGCAAACCGTTTTCCTGCTTATCATCGAATGGATGTTTCGGCAACATATAATTTTAGCTCTCATTTCAATGTAACTTTTTCAATATTTAATCTTTATAACCGTAGTAATGTATGGTATAAGCGTTTCCAAGTAATTAAAGAAGATGATATTACTGCATTGCAGATTACTAATGTGAAGTATTTAGGTATTACACCAAACGTTACATTAAGTTGGAAATTGAAGTAA
- a CDS encoding tetratricopeptide repeat protein has translation MNIVNPIFFKRVINLSAILLLVLLSQLAQAQFSWFGGTTKKKQHEVLLANRAIQIEATQAINNMYNFKFDAAERDFRWLTVKYPEHPIGFFLIGLNEWWKIVPDTKDESHDDAFFANMDRAIDLADEMLDDDDGDKEAAFFEAAAYAFKGRLHTERGNWVKAAWAGKQALKYLDKCRGFGDFNPELAIGDGLYNYYSKWIPENYPSLKPMLIFFHKGVKAEGIKQLEYVASNAFYTRMEAKYFLMQIYSMENQHQKAYYEAAQMHAIYPDNSFFHRYAARTAFMLGKADEAEKLAEELLANVNVAKYGYESTAGRYAAYILGYINFNYRRNYPKAKEYYQKTIDFALQNDSKDSGYFWGANLGLGKIASAEKDYQSALQYFNVVLSNADKKLEIHKEAKKLIEDTKKLLKAEKKKK, from the coding sequence ATGAATATCGTGAATCCAATATTTTTTAAACGAGTTATTAATTTAAGTGCTATATTATTATTGGTGCTATTGAGCCAGCTTGCTCAAGCACAGTTTTCTTGGTTTGGTGGTACTACTAAGAAAAAACAACATGAGGTTCTTTTAGCTAATAGGGCCATTCAGATTGAAGCCACACAAGCAATCAATAATATGTATAATTTCAAGTTCGATGCCGCAGAACGTGATTTTAGGTGGTTGACCGTTAAATATCCTGAGCACCCCATTGGTTTTTTCTTGATTGGTTTGAATGAATGGTGGAAAATTGTTCCTGATACCAAAGATGAATCGCACGATGATGCCTTTTTTGCTAATATGGATAGAGCAATTGATTTAGCCGATGAAATGCTTGATGATGACGATGGAGATAAGGAAGCGGCATTTTTCGAAGCGGCAGCTTATGCATTCAAAGGGCGTTTACACACCGAACGTGGAAATTGGGTAAAAGCAGCTTGGGCAGGAAAACAGGCATTGAAATATTTGGATAAGTGTCGTGGTTTCGGTGATTTTAATCCTGAATTAGCCATTGGTGACGGACTTTATAACTATTATTCTAAGTGGATTCCGGAAAATTATCCTTCATTGAAACCCATGCTTATTTTCTTTCATAAAGGTGTAAAAGCCGAAGGAATCAAGCAATTAGAATATGTTGCTTCCAATGCTTTTTATACTCGAATGGAGGCTAAATACTTTTTGATGCAAATTTATTCGATGGAAAATCAGCATCAGAAAGCTTATTATGAAGCTGCTCAAATGCATGCTATTTATCCTGATAATTCATTTTTTCATCGTTACGCAGCCCGTACCGCCTTTATGCTCGGAAAAGCAGATGAAGCTGAAAAATTAGCAGAAGAACTATTAGCTAATGTGAACGTTGCAAAATATGGTTATGAAAGTACCGCAGGACGTTATGCTGCTTATATTTTAGGATATATCAATTTTAATTACCGTCGAAATTATCCAAAAGCTAAGGAATATTATCAAAAAACAATTGATTTTGCTCTACAGAATGATTCAAAAGATTCTGGCTATTTTTGGGGAGCGAACTTAGGCTTAGGAAAAATTGCCAGTGCAGAGAAAGATTATCAAAGTGCCCTACAATATTTTAATGTGGTACTCAGTAACGCCGATAAAAAATTAGAAATTCATAAAGAAGCTAAAAAATTAATAGAAGATACAAAAAAGCTTCTGAAAGCCGAAAAGAAAAAGAAATAA
- the hpt gene encoding hypoxanthine phosphoribosyltransferase yields the protein MKQIRDKTFVPFIESESLQNRIKELAQEVNKDYAGKNPLLIGVLNGSFMFVADLFKSIDIECEVTFIRVSSYQSTESTGKVKQVLGLKEDIKDRHIIIVEDIVDTGMTMQEILGQLASNQPASIKIMTMLFKPEALKVPLKLDYVGFEIPNKFVLGYGLDYDGYGRNTDTIYVLKES from the coding sequence ATGAAGCAAATTAGAGACAAAACGTTCGTTCCTTTCATCGAATCCGAATCACTTCAAAACAGAATCAAAGAGTTAGCTCAAGAAGTTAACAAAGATTATGCTGGAAAAAATCCTCTTTTAATTGGCGTGCTGAATGGTTCCTTTATGTTTGTTGCCGATTTGTTCAAATCAATTGACATTGAATGTGAGGTGACATTCATCCGAGTGTCTTCCTACCAAAGCACCGAATCTACTGGAAAAGTAAAACAAGTATTAGGTTTAAAAGAAGACATTAAAGACCGTCATATAATAATTGTTGAGGATATTGTTGATACTGGAATGACAATGCAAGAAATTTTAGGTCAGTTAGCTTCAAACCAACCAGCCTCTATCAAAATCATGACCATGCTTTTTAAGCCAGAAGCTTTAAAAGTACCACTGAAACTAGACTATGTGGGTTTTGAAATTCCAAATAAATTTGTATTAGGTTATGGACTAGACTATGATGGTTATGGCAGAAATACCGATACAATATACGTACTCAAAGAATCATAA
- a CDS encoding MbtH family protein, with amino-acid sequence MDYEDEILYKVLVNHEEQYSIWPVVRENPLGWKDIGKTGTKKECLEYIEQAWTDMSPLSLRKKMGGF; translated from the coding sequence ATGGACTACGAAGACGAAATTCTTTATAAGGTTTTAGTAAACCACGAAGAACAATATAGTATTTGGCCTGTTGTTAGAGAAAACCCTTTAGGCTGGAAAGATATAGGTAAAACTGGAACAAAAAAAGAGTGTCTTGAGTATATTGAGCAAGCTTGGACTGATATGAGTCCTCTTTCGCTCAGAAAAAAAATGGGGGGATTCTGA
- a CDS encoding YqjF family protein gives MFGNTFLKAKWQNLVMANYEVSPEILKKHLPYKTELDFWNGRCYVSLVGFQFFDTQVLGIKFPFHTNFEEVNLRFYVRYNDNGEWKRGVVFVKEIVPKAMITLIANSLYRENYATHPCNHKIITDNHEISAQYEWKSRSGWNSLQVWSDLTPQTISLGSEEEFITEHYWGYAAYSTQKTNEYQVQHPRWLVHRVNKYQILCNFEELYGKEFAFLKDKQPISVLHAQGSEVAVLKGKIIT, from the coding sequence ATGTTTGGTAACACCTTTTTAAAAGCAAAGTGGCAAAACTTAGTAATGGCCAATTATGAAGTTTCGCCAGAAATTCTAAAGAAACACCTCCCCTACAAAACCGAACTCGATTTTTGGAATGGTCGGTGCTATGTAAGTTTAGTGGGCTTTCAGTTTTTCGATACGCAGGTGCTAGGTATTAAATTCCCCTTTCATACTAACTTTGAAGAAGTGAACCTACGCTTTTATGTACGCTACAACGATAACGGTGAATGGAAAAGAGGAGTTGTTTTTGTGAAAGAAATCGTACCAAAAGCTATGATTACTTTGATTGCCAATTCACTTTACAGGGAGAATTACGCAACCCACCCTTGCAATCATAAGATTATAACAGATAATCATGAAATATCTGCACAATACGAGTGGAAGTCGCGTTCTGGTTGGAATAGTTTACAAGTTTGGTCAGATTTAACTCCACAAACCATAAGTTTAGGAAGCGAAGAAGAATTTATCACAGAACATTATTGGGGTTATGCGGCTTATTCTACACAAAAAACCAATGAATATCAAGTACAACACCCACGTTGGTTGGTACATAGAGTGAATAAGTACCAAATCTTGTGTAATTTTGAGGAACTTTATGGTAAAGAATTCGCTTTTTTAAAAGATAAGCAGCCAATTTCAGTACTTCATGCTCAAGGCTCAGAAGTGGCAGTCCTGAAAGGAAAAATAATTACTTAG
- a CDS encoding DUF4249 family protein: protein MKNINISFFLLSFLIFLGSCTETNTVINPGDKPVVEAYLAPNHPVSLKLYSEIPYSDTSEGVSQPIDGVSIKIIGSNGKTFTLSSQGSGLYTSANNELIGPAGTTYSLEFDFKGRKVRATTEIPSKPINFKSDKTEISRTQIDLSNFTPGSGGGIRPGGGFNQENTSVNLTWSNPNNYYHFVAVENVEENRVQIIIPPSGSSFPSFRFFNEPLIGSSNVVRSQSFQFFGKHDIILYRVNGEYAALYQATGTTSQNLSTPPTSIINGLGIFTGINADTVKFVVNKN from the coding sequence ATGAAAAATATAAATATCAGCTTTTTCCTGTTGAGTTTCCTAATATTTTTGGGGAGTTGCACAGAAACAAATACCGTGATTAACCCAGGCGATAAGCCTGTTGTTGAGGCATATTTAGCCCCTAATCACCCAGTAAGTCTAAAACTTTATTCAGAAATCCCTTATTCAGATACTTCTGAGGGTGTTTCTCAGCCAATTGATGGAGTTTCTATCAAAATTATTGGTAGTAATGGAAAAACGTTTACACTTTCTTCTCAGGGAAGTGGCTTGTACACATCAGCTAATAATGAACTAATTGGCCCAGCAGGCACCACGTATTCGTTAGAATTTGATTTCAAAGGTAGAAAAGTTAGAGCAACTACTGAAATTCCAAGTAAACCCATAAATTTCAAAAGTGATAAAACCGAAATTTCACGCACTCAAATTGATTTATCAAATTTCACTCCAGGGAGTGGAGGAGGGATTCGTCCGGGTGGAGGATTTAACCAAGAAAATACTTCGGTCAATTTAACGTGGAGTAATCCAAATAATTACTATCATTTTGTAGCTGTTGAAAATGTAGAGGAAAACCGTGTGCAAATTATTATCCCGCCATCTGGGTCAAGTTTTCCAAGTTTTAGATTTTTCAATGAACCACTTATTGGTAGCTCGAATGTTGTTCGTTCGCAAAGTTTCCAATTTTTCGGAAAGCACGATATTATTTTATACCGTGTAAATGGCGAATATGCTGCTTTGTATCAAGCCACAGGTACTACCTCTCAGAATCTTAGTACACCTCCAACAAGCATTATCAATGGATTAGGGATTTTTACGGGTATTAATGCCGATACTGTGAAGTTTGTAGTGAACAAGAATTAA